The sequence TTCGGCGAGGCGGTCGATGCGGTGGACCCAGTCCAGTCGGGTCTCCTCCAGGACCGCGGACCAGGCCGTGGGGAAGCGGTCGTCCTCGACCAGTCCGCTGGCGGCCCCCTCCACGAGCCCGGAGGCGGCGGTCTGGGCGAACCCGGGCAACTGTTCCGGCAACTGGTCCTCGACGAGCGAGCTGATCTCCCCGGGCAGGGCCTCCTGCAAATGTGGGTCCTCGGACATCGGGGCGGCGATCTGCTGCAGGGGTTCCGGGGTATAGACGAGGGCCTCCGCCCGGGCGCCCACCAGGGACAGGGCGGCGAGCAGGCCGGCGAGCGCGGCCAGCAGAATGGACAGTACCGTGCGCATAGTGGCTCCGTTCGAGCGGGCAGAGTGGCTGGATGTGGCCTTCGGTGGCACAGGACGGGCGTATCCCGTCCTAGCCTAGAGAGAGAATGGCATGACGACCTTGCCACCGAGGAGACACACTACGCATGGACGACCAGCCGTCACCGGCACCCCTGCCGGCCACCGCCTCCGGGACCGCTCCGGATGCCCCGTGGCCACTGCGGGTCCTCTCGGAGAACCTCAAGAAGTACTTCGAGCGCGCTCCGGAAGCGTGGATCGAAGGTCAGCTGATCGAGTTCAAGGTGATCCGCGGCAATGCCTGGATGACCCTGCGTGATCTGGACGAGGACTACTCACTGCCCGTGACCGCCTGGCGGAACGTTGCCTCCACTCTGGAGGGCGCTGTCGAGCAGGGCTCCCGCGTGGTGGCCTGCGTCAAGCCCAGCTTCTACACGAAGACCGGCCGGCTGAACATGATCGCCTCCGCCATGCGGCCAGTCGGCATCGGGGACCTGCTGGCCCGGGTGGAGAAGCTCCGTCGCACTCTGGAGGCCGAGGGCCTGACCTCGGCGGCCCGCAAACGGCCGCTGCCCGTGCTGCCGCATCTGATCGGGCTGGTCACGGGCAAGAACTCGGACGCCCTGAAGGACGTCATGCGCAACGCCCACCTGCGCTGGCCCGAAGCCCGCTTCGAGGTCCGCGAGGTGGCTGTGCAAGGGGCGCACGCGCCGAGGGAGGTGATGGCCGCCGTCGCCGAGCTGGATGCCCACCCGGAGGTGGACGTGATCATCATCGCGCGCGGTGGTGGCGCGCTCGAGGAGGTCGTGCTGCCGTTCTCGGACGAAGCCCTCGTCCGCGCCGTGGCTGCCACGCACACCCCGGTGGTCTCCGCCATCGGGCACGAGGCGGACCGCCCCGTGCTGGACGACGTGGCGGATGTGAGGGCCTCCACCCCCACGGACGCCGCCAAGCGGGTGGTCCCGGACGCCGCCCTGGAGCGCGAGGCGATCTCCGCGGCCCGGCTGCGCCTGGCCTCCGGTGTGGAACGACTGGTACAGCAGGAGGCCCAGTCCCTGCAGGCCCTGCGCACCCGGCCCGTGATGGCCCAACCGGAACGGCTGGTGGACGAACGCGCCCAGGACCTGGAGCGGTGGCGGGGGCGGTCCCGCACGTCGCTCTCCGGCCGGCTGGACCGGGAGCACGACGCCGTAGGGCACCTGCGCGCGAGGGTGCGGTCCCTGTCCCCCCAGAAGACCCTGGACCGCGGCTATGCGGTCGTCCAGCACGAAGGCGAGGTGGTCCGCCACGCTGGCCGGGTCGCCGTCGGGGACCGGCTGGACATCCTGGTGGCCGCCGGCCGGATCGGCGCCGCCGTCACGGACACCACCGACCCTGTCGATCCTGTCGGTCCAGCCGAGATCACTGACAGCGCCGAGCATTCCGACAGTGCTGCACCTTCCGGACACACCGCGACCACGACCCCGACCACTGAGGAGACCGCATGAGCGACGCGACCGAGAACACCGACCCCACCATGCCGGGCCCGGAAGGTTCGGCTGTGGAGGGTGCTGCTGTGGAGGGGTTCTCCGCAGCGGACACCTCGGACATCGCCAGCCTGAGTTACGAGCAGGCCCGGTCCGAACTCGTCGAGACGGTGACCCGGCTCGAGACCGGCGGGGCCGGCCTGGAGGAGTCCCTGGCCCTCTGGGAGCGCGGCGAAGCCCTCGCCGACCGCTGTGAGGAGTGGTTGAACGGTGCCCGTGCAAAGCTCGACGAGGTCCGGGCCAAGACGGCCGACCGAACCGTCTGATCCGTTCGGACTACGGTCGGATCGGCTCGGCCGGTGCAGCTTGGCCGGGCCGTCTCTGACAGCCCGG comes from Citricoccus muralis and encodes:
- the xseA gene encoding exodeoxyribonuclease VII large subunit, with product MDDQPSPAPLPATASGTAPDAPWPLRVLSENLKKYFERAPEAWIEGQLIEFKVIRGNAWMTLRDLDEDYSLPVTAWRNVASTLEGAVEQGSRVVACVKPSFYTKTGRLNMIASAMRPVGIGDLLARVEKLRRTLEAEGLTSAARKRPLPVLPHLIGLVTGKNSDALKDVMRNAHLRWPEARFEVREVAVQGAHAPREVMAAVAELDAHPEVDVIIIARGGGALEEVVLPFSDEALVRAVAATHTPVVSAIGHEADRPVLDDVADVRASTPTDAAKRVVPDAALEREAISAARLRLASGVERLVQQEAQSLQALRTRPVMAQPERLVDERAQDLERWRGRSRTSLSGRLDREHDAVGHLRARVRSLSPQKTLDRGYAVVQHEGEVVRHAGRVAVGDRLDILVAAGRIGAAVTDTTDPVDPVGPAEITDSAEHSDSAAPSGHTATTTPTTEETA
- a CDS encoding exodeoxyribonuclease VII small subunit gives rise to the protein MPGPEGSAVEGAAVEGFSAADTSDIASLSYEQARSELVETVTRLETGGAGLEESLALWERGEALADRCEEWLNGARAKLDEVRAKTADRTV